The Acropora muricata isolate sample 2 unplaced genomic scaffold, ASM3666990v1 scaffold_754, whole genome shotgun sequence genome segment TAAATGGCAGCAGCATCCCTGATTTGCACACCAATAAATGCTAGTGTGTGCAGCTTTAGGACAGACCCACTTGACAGCTTGTCTATCTGCAACAGTATCTCAGTAAGGTGAGCAAAATTCCATGAAAATCTTTTTGATTCCAGGCCAGTGAACCTGTAGGAGAATGAGATGCCCTTCTTTCTCTTCTCACTAAACCACCTGTTGATGCTGTTGCAAAGCCTTCCACACCTTACGGTTTCTCGTATACACTTCAGAAGTGCCACCAGTGGTGAAGAGTTTGGAAGGTCTGAGACCACTGTTGCTGTCTTCATTTTCGCTTGGTCACTGTACTGCATGGCCACTGGCAGGAGAGCTGAAAACCAATGCTGCCAGGCATTATTAGTGTTGTGGAGTAGCTCAGCTTTAGCTAAATCCACATACTTGCCTAGCGGGGGAACAAATTCCTGCCTAGATTTCTCCTTGGCAATTAGCTTGGTGACCTCTGGTCTTTGTTTCCCAGCAGGATCTTTCAGCTTGGCTTTAAACTTTGCAACTTTCTCTGCAACTTGAATCCGCTTGGAGTAATCCCATGGTTGCCAAGTTGACTTTTGTCCACCAATAGAGCCACCAATAGTTGTTTTGTCAGTTTGGTTCACATTGGCAAATGGAGAAAAGTAAATGGCACAGTTATTAAGCTCCCCTGACATGGATGACAACCATTTCATGTCAGCTGGGATCAACTGGAAGCAAAATTCGACCTCATGGCCTTGGTCAGTGGTGAGTTTTGCTCCCTCAATCAGCTTCATTTCTTCTACCAAATGCTTGGTGTATTGCTTCATTAAGGGAGTGTCTTCAGCACAATTAGCACCCATCAGGAGGTGATTGTCATTGCAGCTCTGTACCCTGTTCAGGAGGTTCAGAATGCTCACAAGGTAGGCtataaattaaaattcgaatagaaataaaaattatgagGCAATTATTTAAAAAAGTGGTCTACACTagctattattaatattaatgctAAAGAAAGTATccaaataaaaattgttttaaagatATTATTTCGATACTGCACTACTAGAAAAACTACATCACTATatcacttgaaaggtcaaatacCATTACTTGTTGCTGTATCATCTTTCCCAAAGGGAGCACCATCTGCCCCAATAGCTACATGCAGAACTCCTTTCTTCCCATTGAACCAATGCAGGCAGGGGTTTTTTGAATCCAGAAATAGGTACATATCAGCTAGCCTCAGCAGGAAAGGTTTTTCAAGGGCCTGTAAGCACCAGATGTTGATTCTAGGGAATATTTGCTGGCCATATCTTCCAATGATAGCACTTCACCAATTTCTATGGCTTTGACAAAGCTCATCAGTGTTTTGTAAGGCAAAATTTTTGGAACTTCACATCCTTTCGTAAGTTCTGTtttctggtttttctttttctttccagtttctttcacaACATCTGAACTGCTTCTAATGCTTGTGTACTTTCTTTTGCTTATGAGACCTCCTTCATACAGTACACGCAAGCTTCTCACCTGATTTCCCTTGCTTTGTTCataatgttttatttttccctTCACAATATCTGGAATTATCTCTTGCATGCAAATATTTGAGTTTCTAATGTAATTGGCCATCTCAGGTTTTGATGCGGTGGATATTAATGTTGTCCACAAACCATCGAGCAatggtttgttgttttgtggTAACATTTTTGTGGCTCCAGAGCAAGTATGGATTGGACCAAGTGCAGCCAGGGTCTTCTTTCTGCGTCTGAAAAACTGTTTCCTGGAAAGATTAAGCTTTTCGCTGTTCATTGAAAGAACTTCACTTGAGATACTTGGTCCTCTGTCATCTTTTATCTTTTTGGCTTGATACCCACTGTCATTGACTACATTTTCCAAGTCATAAATCTGTGCATCATTAAATAATTCAAAgtattaacaaacaaaaatgttatttgtAAATTGTGTAAGAAGAACAATTAAACTGTTGCTTTCTGTTTACCATAGAATAATAAATCCAGATCAGTCTATTCTCAAGAAACTCAACTTCTTACTGTAAAGGCCTTAAACGAATTGAAAATACTTCATGTGTCATTCACGACAGACAACGTGGCAAATAAACTAGAATCACGGTTTATAAAGTtatcttttgtttaaatttatgaTCACAAATCATGTTGTATGTAGGAAATGAGCGAACAAAATATACCAACCTTTCTCTTTCGTCTTCGAATATGCTCCTCAGTTTTGTGAAGTTTCGAATTTAAAGCTTCAAGTTCCATCGCTTTCTCGTCTAGTTGCGATCGCAGCTCCCTTATTTTAGCGTCCTTTTCCACCAATGCAAGGGCCAGCTCTTGCGCTCTCGCTTTTTTTACGCGATTATATGCAGCAAGCGGAAAGCGTTGTTTTTGCCCACTCGAGGTTACCCTAAACACCCATGACAATATCTTTTTGCATTAGGACAATAGCTTTTAATAtgtacatttttaattacaggAGACATTGGGCAAACATTGTATGACTTTCGATTTTAATTTGAGTTCCGGCATTTAGAGAAAATCATCATTGAAAAGCATTACCTTGAATGCTCATCAGAGGGAATGTCTTCAAAATTTGGGTTTCCAATCATACTACTTTCGTCGGTCAAGTCTTCCGTATTGCACCTTTATCACACATCAATAGAAAGCTTATCAATCGAATAATACAAAAAAGGGCGCCATTTTTGGCTGCATTGTACCCAGGCTAAGAAAAACTCGGTTTGAGTCAGCCGGCTAGGCCCAAAATCTCTTCGCCTATATACCCACAGGCCTTTGCCCGCTTgaagccgccatcttgaaaaaaagTAACCCACGCGCTCACGGCCCATTTGGGGGGTAGTCTGGCCCCATCGTGCAAAGTGGCAAATCATAACTAATTCTAGCGCTTGGTTTCTTATACGATCTCCTCCAAGGTTCGGCATTGATAATGCCAGCCATGATTTGTCCTCCACCATGAAATCCGAAAGAAATCTCGTTCGCTCTAACTCTCGCCCGAAGATCTAGAAACAACTTTAACGACTGCAATCTAACCCAGACACCAACTGACACTTTCATCTGATCAGCACATTGAACATGTTCTATTTAACACAAAAGCCGAATGTGCCTAAACTGGTATAAAGCTACGGTCCGCCTATCCTTCACGAATAATTCTTCCCATGTTCAATGTGACAAGCTGCGCACTTTAATTTGCACGAATCTGCTGAACGCGATTTCACTCATGGACGGACAAAGACAACAAGATCCAACAATACCACTCCCACTTGTGGTGTACGTAAAAGCCCTTTCAAGATCAACTTGCGCGCATAAAAATAGCAAAGATAGCAAGTACCTGAGCTTAATTAAAACAGTGGGAATTCTATCTCGTGCTTGTGTGATCAAAAAGTTTTCAGTGAAATTCTTTTGCggagtcaaaaaaaaaaaaaaattaagctcAGGCCATATTGAAAGTGAAATTTAAATTCAGTGTTACTGCATGTTTACTAAGAATACATGCATTTGTACCTTTGAAGTTTCCCttcttgaaaaaataaataaataataagatggtttttctttttgtatcaGTTTGTGGCAAGACGACTGTATTTTGTGTGATAACGATCTAAAGTTAGTTTTGTGAACCTACGTGGgatatttattttaaaactgTTGTAAAAAGATTGTTTTTGAAAGTGGACCACTGCTGTTGTTTTGTCCAAATAATTATGTAAGTGTCTAGAAATATGGTTTTGGGTGCCTGGTAAGGTGTGTTCTGAGAACACGACTAAAGGTGTGCTTCGTTACACATTAAGAAGTGGGACAAAACACATCATTCTGCAGAACCCACCTGAAAAAGTGTCAAATTTAGGACAAGCCCGAAACACAACTAAAAGAGGGTTTTGGGAACACACCAAGGTTTGTTTAGATAACTCACCAAGGTGTGTTCGGGTAACTCATGAAAAGGCGTGTGTTTGTACACACCTTTGTGTCTGTTGTTTTGAGGACGAGAAAGGTGTGTTGCATTGAACAATGAAGCACTCACTTCTTTGGCGATATCCATTGAGACTGTTTCCAATAAATTGCACGGAAATATGACAGAAGAGGTTATCAAGTACTGTAATACAGATGTCAGAGACGTGAAACGTTCAGAGAAACAGACATCTAGACTCTGGTGAAATTAACGAGTGGCTAAGTAACTTAAATGGCAAAATGCTTTGGGAAAATGTCAGTCAAAGTTATTGTAACGTGAAATCATTATCTAGTGTTTATTAACTTGACAAAAGAAGATAATTAACGATGTTTAGTGTTGTTATTGATGAAAGTTGTGCTATTTAATgttgaggaaaaataaaaaaagaaaaaattaagtaaaaaatGGTACAGACGAAGTTTGCGAAGACTGAAGATATGTCAAATGGCTATGTCAAGGTCTTGCTCTTAATACAGGAAAACTTTACTTTCAACCAGTCAAATGTCCCGAGTGATATTCCGAGCGAGAAGAatgaataataatcaataacattcaaaaatatgtatatattctTAGCGCAATGGATTTAAAAGTGAATATATCATGCATTAAAAATAACACAAGCTTGTTAATTATGAGAGTCCGCGGAAAATCTTGGAAAAGTGACTTCGCCCAGACAGCttaaaaacaacttaaaaagcTACTTAAGAGCTTTAGGTCACCCCTAACGAAGACATCAGACAGGGGTGTGGAAAAGTTGGGCCTTGAATCGTTACTGTttcagttgcattcattttaatcCATAGTCCCGTGAAACCATGTCTAATTGTCCACCTGGTTGCTGCATCAACTGCAAACTACTAATATCGCTTATTTTTTCAAGTTAGGAACTTTGAGGTGTCCTGAGAAGCATGCACAACTGATTTTTGTAAATATGGGATTTTTTCGCtgaaaattgtaattttttttctgccgAAAATGGTGCCCGGACACGCAATGTTTGACTTGTGTGCTGACGTTCTACGTGCGTGATCCAGCATTCCTCGTGAAGTGCTTTTGATAAGTGgaggaaaataaatttcattttcttttcaaagtgtcttcaagcaatattataatatattataacTATAGTTATGGAAACATAAGATGCTAAGTCATGGTGTGTTTTGTAGGAGGCTGATGCTGCAATTCAATCGAACACATAAACTCAGTCCGCTGACCTTGGTGATGTCTAGTTATATCTAGGTAAGTGAATCGCGCGTAAAGTCTTATATGTTCAAAACGTTCTAATCCCTTAAAACTCTCGCTGTGGAATCTTTTAATAAAGGCTCTTTGACCAATAAGAAGAAGTTGCTGGGGAATTCTTTTCCTTGATGCTTTAGCGTCGTAAACTTTGGTGATTTAGACCACCGGTTCAGACATTTGTCTTTGGTTTGACTCTAAAATCAACACCTTCGCtctaaattttaatttaaaacttAATTTAAACTTAAAAGTTTAGATGATAAAACGTGTTTTCAAGTAACCCATACCAGTTTTGGGAGCACTGAAGCCATTTTGCtctgttttttggttttgttttgtattgtttttttcttttaaccggAAAAGCAGAAATTGTCAATTAAAAGGGAGTGTAAAGGTACCAAAAAAGGCGAAGAGAGAAAGTAATTTAACTTGGCGGGTTAATGGGTGTTGCCAGGTTAGAGAACTGCATGTATACAGTGATAAGCGTATTATTTTATCTTTCTTCTAGGGTTGGGAAATTCTGAGGCGATAGGGAAGAAAACGATCGATAGAGTTACAttaaaataaaggaaaacaagTTACAGATTGTATGACTTGtgttgaataaataatgttatcCTTTGTACATTCGTTatattaaacaaataaattccatgttgccgtgtgtctgttcagcaatagatcacagaggatgTCAAAATATGATAACAACATCGGTGatacactcggctgcgcctcgtgtgccacttttttgttcttaccacattttgacgtcgtCTTTGATCTAttactagggagtttaagcaaccacgacgacgacggcaacaaaaaccccacaaatttgcatattggacaatggaaaacagtatttttgcacgctttgcacgtgcatatttcatcttttgacattttgaagacgttctcgttctttctacgacgtgaaatgacctgttttgcagttgtgtggacgacgtcagcatatgatgacaaatgttcaattttgtcttcttatgccccaagcgcttgttccaatttaattccaggacagttagaacacatttttcaagcataacgactttaaataactaaaaattgattgcagaaacgtgaagttacattttcagatgacgttctcgcttccgtcgccgtcgtgtttgcttaagctccctactgaacagacgcacggcaacatggagtCTATTTCTTAAATAGAcaacggtaatatagccaatcagatccACGGATTCACAATACACAACGGTAAACTTATACTAAAAACACATAATAGAATGATTTGTACGTGTTATTTGGCGTAAACACAACTCGCGATATGTAAGATATTGTCCCAGATCTCGGGTTTACCTTGGTGTAAGAACTTAAaatcgatatttttttttcgttatttcgttagctcgtgctgttgtttggttgttgtttaatggctcttttcttttctttattttacgtTGTCCGTGGatttgacaggttcttacaccgaggatGAGCCCAAATTTCACACCGCTCGAGAAATTATTTATAAACACTTTGAATATCACTCGAGGTAATTATGAAAAATATCACTAAAAATAATACTATTCAAAAATTCACTGCCTGACGATTGAAGTCCACGTCAGGTTTCACGCGAAAAACCGATTCGCACGAATCGTGAAGCGATGAGTGCGATATCAGTGTGAGCCGCGCGATATCGGTGTGAGCCACGCCAGTGCGCAGACGATGGAAAACCCTTTCAAAGTTAGCCGTCAAGATCTAGCGGGTAGGagacaaaatatttttagaatgaaaaccacttttATCTCAACCTCGTGTAGAAAGCAGAACCCCATCttcagcaaaaagaaaaaaaataaaaataaacaaactgaaAGTACAAAATACGGAGTCTAAGATTATATGGAAAAATTCCTTCATTCTATTAATATCTTTGCCTACTACCACACAACTTGGCAAAATGTAACGTCGACAATAAGCAACAGAAATACTCAAGCGGAAGGACAGT includes the following:
- the LOC136907829 gene encoding uncharacterized protein, producing MGANCAEDTPLMKQYTKHLVEEMKLIEGAKLTTDQGHEVEFCFQLIPADMKWLSSMSGELNNCAIYFSPFANVNQTDKTTIGGSIGGQKSTWQPWDYSKRIQVAEKVAKFKAKLKDPAGKQRPEVTKLIAKEKSRQEFVPPLGKYVDLAKAELLHNTNNAWQHWFSALLPVAMQYSDQAKMKTATVVSDLPNSSPLVALLKCIRETVRCGRLCNSINRWFSEKRKKGISFSYRFTGLESKRFSWNFAHLTEILLQIDKLSSGSVLKLHTLAFIGVQIRDAAAIYSRVDVSKQQVEDLKGLCQKYFTANRLLLDGVNPTVWTVGYAIPYHTSQLFETLGYGLGLNSMQGQEAKHVKLAKYVENTCNVKKSMRWWIVFRHEFVCLIWLREMDPYSVIYHQEKKKDPDSYIPKRVKDHDERFCYCGLLKLNVTDEGCMVCTDNVMKLVKQSVFTGKVINELQQFLK